A stretch of DNA from Cannabis sativa cultivar Pink pepper isolate KNU-18-1 chromosome X, ASM2916894v1, whole genome shotgun sequence:
aataatttttgtaaagcATGAAGTCCAAAATGCGCACTTAATTCTTTTAAAACCCTCcccaaaaaatattttcataaaataatcattacaaaaaaaattacttgtaaaaataaattttcaaaaaataaaaattattagcaaaataactatctacaaagtattatttttggtaaaatttatacattttacgttcaaatatatttttaatattttacaatattctataaaaaaaaaaacacgaaaataataaaaaaaaaatacgtgaaaattacaaaaagtaatatacaaataacaaaacaataatacAATAACAAAAGTATAacataacatataaataacctgaaagcataaaaaaaatcagtttcatgtaaataaaatcttaaaatccgtaaaatatttaaaatttcgtacaaaattatatttttgtatttataaaagaataatttgcgttataaatacttaagtttaatttccacttgcaaataaatacctaagtttaatttttggcggtaataatatttaagttataatttaaaaatttctgTAGGTACTTGGTTAAGTAAATTGTCACGTGTCAATCTCTGATTGGTCAAAGtcattaaatttatattatttaaaaaaaaattagttcaaatataccaataagaaaatgacacgtcGATTTAATGACAGTTAAGTACCTACAGAGTTccagaaatataacttagatattattaTTTGCAAGTTAAACTTACGTATTTATGAGGCAAATTACTCTTTATAAAATAATCCCTAAAATGTGGTTATTTTGCAAATTTGAAACCTTTGtggttatttttgtaaattcttCTCTCGAAAACCACGACTCCAAATTCTGTTAAACCCTAATCAACACTGTTACTCACTCTCTGACCTAATCAATCTCCATTGTTGCTTTGCTTCTTCGCATCAAGACCTAAGCTTTAAGCTCTCTCTCCGATCACTCCATGGGTTCCGATAAGAAgtcgaagaagaagaacaagcaTTCTCACTCCAACAGCCATGGCGGCGGACCCGATGTTAAGCTCATTACCGACTCTCGATTCGCTTCCGTACAATCGGACCCTCGGTTTAAGAGAGCTCCAAAGCATAAGACGAAGGTGGAGATTGATTCGCGTTTCAACCGTATGTTTACGGATAAGAGATTCGCACCGTCTTCTGCTCCGGTGGACAAGCGAGGTAAGCCTAAGAAGCAGAATTCCGATAATTTTTTGAAGAGTTACTATCGAGttgaagaaaataaagaagaggaagaagaagaggaagagaggAAAGGTGAGGCTGTGGTGAAACTCGGTGGAGATGAATCGGAGACTGAGCAGAGTGGTGAGTCGGATGCTTCTGAATCGGAGGAGGAGGATGACGATGACGTGGTGAGTTGGGAATCGGATGCTTCCATTGATaccgatgatgatgatgatgaagagcTTAATGTTGAGTACGAGCCTGAGGAACCGGTATATTACTTTAGCTTAATCATACTCTGATCAACTGAATTTTGCTATTGCATTATCAAATTTTGTAATGTTGTGTTAGTTTAAGGTTAATGAAATTGTTTAGTTGATTTGTTTGAGTTACATTTTGGACAGGAGGAACATGTACCTGAAATCGAAAAAGAAACTCATAGGCTTGCTGTTGTTAACATGGATTGGAGACATGTTAAGGTATGTTTGAGATTTTCTTAATTGAATTTGTGTTTGTATGAATTGAGTTTGTTACCATAAACCCATTTTCTTAGCGGTATGAATACCCGGTTTTAGTATAATTGTAATTTTCGTGCAATTTCATTAGTACAAAGTTTTAAATCATTGGGTTTGGATAAGAACGTGTAGTTATATTTTGCTTCTATAGTTACATAGCTAAGACATAAACAAATGGAAATTACAGTTTTATTTAACACTGGATACTTATGTTGTTAAAAAATTTGTTCGGTTTATGCTGGTTAAAAACTCAGAACTTTGGATACTTATGCTGTAGATATTCCTTCTTTAAACAAAATCTCGGAAAACTAGATTCAAAATTGTGGCTTGCTCATGCTTGTATTTGATGGTTGAGTTGTGattgtttatttgaaatatcACAAAAAAAATCTAGTTAAAAGCTGAAAATTTTGTTTGTTATATATAGGCTGTTGACTTGTTCATGATGTTGAGCTCCTTTCTTCCTAAAGATGGACATATGGTATCCGTAACTGTTTACCCATCTGAATTCGGTATTCAGCGTATGAAAGAGGAGGAAATTCATGGTCCTGTTGCCCTCTTTGATGGTGAGAATGAGAAAAATGGTGAAGATGATGACGATGACGATGATGACAATGATGATGAGTTGGACAATGAAAAATTGCGTGCTTATGAGAAGAGCAGGCTAAGGTGATTTCAACCACTTTGTTTTGCGAGTTTGAATGTTTTTTGGCTATTTGCAGTCTGCaaggttttatttttttcattgtcTTATGCTGCATCTAGTTGTTTTAGGTATTATTTTTGGAAAGAAAgacaacatcaacatttaaaTTATCTTCTAAGCATTTCCTTGGCTTTTTTAATTGCTTATTGCATGACATCATGTTTGTAGGTTTTGCCAATAACTGTCTGAAGTTCTTATCGGGTGAGATCATGTTTGATGTTTCTAAGCTTAATATTTTGTATGTGTACTTATCTTCAGGTATTACTTTGCTGTGGTGGAATGTGACTCAGTTGCTACAGCAGATTACCTCTACAAAGCTTGTGATGGGGTTGAGTTTGAAAGATCATCGAATGTACTTGATTTAAGGTTCATTCCTGATTCGATGGAATTTAAACACCCACCCCGTGATGTTGCAACAGAGGTTAGTAGCAATCATTTTAACTAAGGTTAATGTATGTAAAAGTTATTTGAAAGCTTGAAGCTATTCCATGATGCTGGTTATTTTTACTTCCTTGATAAGTCGAAGGACTTGTATGTCTCCAATATAAAAGGAAGTATTTAACTTTTCTTCTAACTCTAGCATGGAATTtgttaaaagtattttttattttgctcAGGTCCCTGCAAACTATGAGGGTTTGAATTTCCAAACTAAAGCTCTCCAACTCAGTAATATCAATCTTTCTTGGGATGAGGATGAACCGGATCGTGTAAAAACCCTGAAAAGAAAATTTGATGCCGATCAGGTTGGTACCTTTTGACTTCGAATATGTTGACCGCATGCACTTTTTCTTGCAATTCAGTCAACTTTGTTTAATGGTTCAGTTGATTTGTTGGGTGTGTGAGATgattttgctctatttttacTTACTGATTTATGCTAATCCGTGATTATCTCTATACTTTATTCATGTTTTCATACTGTCATGTACTAAGAAACGTCTGCTGAACTACAAACCATGCTTATTCTGTATGTTGGATGGTTTCATTGATGCGTTAGTTGGAGTAACTATCTCACTTAGGATTTATTTCCTTTCTAAACAATCACAttctttatttttagttgattGTACCTTTGTATATATTAACATTCGTGTATGAAACTGGGTCCGAAATGATACAATCAATTTGGAGTATTCAGTATGGTGGGAAGAATCCTTTTGCTTTCTGAACAATAATATGCATATGCTGTAAACTACATTCAAATAGCGAATGAAAAGGATAAAAACTTGGAAGTTTTAGGGGTAGTTTGTTGTCGTTGCTTATTGCTTCGATTCTGATGCAATCTGTTTTTGACATGTAGCTAGCAGAATTAGAGTTGAAGGAGTTTCTTGCTTCTGATGACAGTGAAAGCGATGAAGAAGGTGAGGACGAAGAAGGTGAGGGTAAGAGTgataaaaaacagaaaaagcGAGATATGTACCGAGCTTTACTTGGGTCTGGTAACGGTTCGGATGGAGATGAGGAAGAGGATGATGATGATCAGGACATGGAACTCACTTTCAATACAGGATTGGAAGATATAAGCAAGCGTATGATGGAAAAGAAGGATAAGAAACAAGAAACAGTTTGGGAGACCAAGCTCAGACAACAACGTGAGAAAAAGAAGCTTAGAAAGCATAGATCCAAGAATTCATCAGAGGATGAAGGTAGTGATACTGATCAAGAGGCAATAAACGAACCAGGCGACTTTTTTGAAGACGATTCTGACGAAGAAGAGCCCAAGAAGTCTaataaaggtaaaagtaaaaaaagaaataaacaagAAGAAGATACTAGCGGGCAAGCTGAAGCTACAAAAAACGAGCTTGAGTTGCTACTTGCTGATGATGATACCATGGCGGCGGGTACTGGTGCTAAGGGTTATAACTTGAAACGTAGGAAGGgtaaagatgggaaaaagattaaaCTAACTTTAGAAGATGACAAAATACCACAAATTGTTGAGGACCCCAGATTCTCCTCCCTCTTCAGTTCCCCTGCTTTTGCTCTTGATCCCACCGACCCACGTTTCGAAAGGTATCACTTCCCTACACAACATTAATATGCTCAATTATTATTGTCACCATATCCTTTTTGGCTCCAACCTTATTATCAATATTTAGTACTTACTTGTCTGTATCTGACAAAGTGTAGACTTTGTCACATGTCTGTACTAACCCAATCAATTTTCCAACAGCTTTGTATCAAATGAGGCtcttaattagaattgacatttaaagtTATATTGGCCTAATATTTCGAGTTTGGTGTTGCAGGAGTAGCTCGACTTATGCTCGGTTAGTCTCGCAACAAAAAGAGAAGGCACGGGAAGTGGAGCAACTTGCACTTGTAGAACCACAAGCTGTAACGGATGAGCATCTAAAATCTGATGCTGTTGGGTCTTCTAAGAAAGAGAAGGACGAGTTATCGGTGTTGGTTAAAATGGTTAAGACTAAATCGAAGCAAATCAAATTGCCCTCAAATGAGAAGTCAggtaagaaagaaaagaaggAGAAAGATACACCGGTTGCATCGGTGAACCGGAAAACTAAAGCTCTAAagaaatcaaaataaaagaaaattggaaacataaaaatgataatCAAATTTTGGTCTAGCTCAAATTTTGCTCGAGAACTTTGTATTTATAATTAGTACATAAATTGTTTAGGCTATGGATTTTATGATTGTCTGAGTTTAATATGcaggaattttttatttattttaaaatttattttatatttacctTTTATGTAACAATAAAGGGGTTACTATTAATAGAAGAAAATTTGAGAATTGTAGTTTAAGTAAACTTGTAATTTCTACCAATTACTCAAAGTGGGATATGATAATTTGTCATGAAGTTCTTTTTGGTGAATACAAatgatgtgttttttttttcgtctttaaaatgaataattaattgACCTTCATCAAACTATTCAAGTTggtgtaaatgtaataattgTGTGGAAAGGCTACGTTAAAATCAAAGAAACACTTACAATTTCAAAGTTTGAGAAAGAATTTAtctcaaataataataacaaaaaataatagaaaaagaaTTAGGGCAAGAAATAAGAATGGTGATTTCTTAATGACTTTTAAGACCAAGGCTATGTTTGGTAGATAGGAGGTAGAGTAGGATGTTTGGAGAGTATAGAAAGGATGGAGatgataatatttttctttgtgTTGTTTGGTATTGAGATTTGAGAGTAAAGTTAAAAAGATGGAGTGTAAAATAAGAGAATTGATAAAAGGCACTAGTGGTGGCTAGTATTTTCTTTAATGTCATATTGTATAAggtttcatataacttaaaaaaataatttttagggaGTATCACTAACCAATTGTAGAGTGTCACTTATAAAAGATGTTGGTCACTACTGGTGTCCAATAACAAAGATcgtaaaatatatatgagaaaTACTAAAGGCACCAGTGGTGTCTAGCACATTTTTACGTGTCAATATTACTATTGGTGCGATTACGTATTGAGTCTTTAAAAAGTATCGTTAGCTAATCGCAAGACGACACGTCTAGATAGTGGTAGACACTACTGGTGTCTAATAGCGATGctcaataaatattataattactattttattatttttgatataattatatattatgttttaaaGGGTAGAAGAGACACTTcgtttttttattttgtctttttcttaGATTTCTTTACTTTTGAAGGGATTAAAACTTGTGTATTTAGATAAGGCGTAGGCCCACCCATCTTAAAggttcaaataaaaaaatatacatattttttttaataatttcttaaaatattatttatctttataaattttttgttttactaAGATCCATTTCAACTCAAGGGTATCTCTCCTCTCCCTCTTTTACCAAATAAAtgatttaatcaatctctttaTTCCCACTCCCTCTATTTTTCTCTCCCCTCTACCAAATATAAGGTAATGCTATGTAAGACAATGCTCTAAAAGTATATGAATGGTCCttgaattttctaattttagtaaccAATACATatgttaggtttttttttttttaattttttttttattttttgggtttagaaAGAAATGatttgtttttaatatatattttttaaaaaagatataaTGAATTTGAAGCTAATTATGAACACCAATAAATTCACTTAAAGAGAGAAGACCACTCTTAATTGGTTGGTAGATAATAGGTAGGTATATGTTATGTTAATATTTGCCTTTTTCTTTTGAtatatttgaaattatattCGTGTTTGtctatttatcaaaaaaatatgtttgtttcaatgaaattaAGATAAATAGTAACATAAGTAATTAatgttttaagtttgtaagcggtataaatttaatttttaattttagcagTGCAAGtacttaatatttgtaaaactataatttttgtcCAGTTTCGTCAGTATAGActacattttaaatttattaaaagaaaatttaaaaataaatgatactACATGTTCCTATCTAGACCCAATGATCTAGAATTTGGACCTTATATGTGCTCTATTTAAGACAATAACAAAGTTTATATTGGTGATATTAGagacaaattataattttacaaatattaggtACTTtgaatactaaaaataaatattgagtttatgccacttacaaatttaaaatttaggtaCTTATGTCACTATGtactctaaaaattattaatagagAATCGAGAATTGCAAAAAGGTACTACTAGTACCTAGCACTCTCCTTGGTGTCATATCGATattggtataattaagtatcgagtctcatataactttaaaaaaatagtttttaagcAATATTGCTAACCAAGTGTGTAACGCTACCTATAAAAAGTACTAAACACTACTGGtgcctaataataataagaatattaCTATAAATTGGAACTAGTACCATAAACATAATAATTGaagttatttataataatgttttggttttttttttttttttaattatcaattttttaagttgagaacaaactctttttttttagtaCAAATCATATTATTTCTTGTTAGAAATCATTTGAAGAAAATTAGCACATATTTGGACAGGATAGAAGGTGGGGTAGATAGTTGATAGTGTCGACATTTAAATTTTGACCACTTTAtgaatatatccattttaatgATTAGaaggaaaaatcaaaattaatcttAATGCTACTTGCTAGTTGCTACTATAATAGATAGATTATATTATAGCATCTTTACCAAATCAAAATCAATCATTAATGTTGGAAATAATTagaaacttaattaaaatatacaacACCTAGTTGGGTGAAAGCAAATTATTCTTAGTTAAGGGTGAACaaattatatgtttaaatttaattacaaaAGTTATGCaacttgttattattttttaagataaattGGTGACttgttaatttttaaaaatgttagTCTCACAAttgtgtgacagtcagtagtcccgtgatccgtaaagggaaataccgggtaagctgtgcaatcccacaccgcctggggaaggtcaagtgggatgattctgagactgtgtaggtatgggactgcatagttgaagagagcttaaatggattgattggtactacctatatcaacaaggtgcatcttgtttttcggtagcccatctcgaaagaactccacagttaagcgtgcttggcctggagcaatttcaaggatgggtgacctcctgggaagttttcccaggatgcgtgtgagtgaggacaaagcacgctggaaacacttgtgttggtctgtagggtcaggcATCAATCCAGAAGCgggagtggcgtactcgtgtataagagccattagtccgtgggtgtaagggccccgatggaggcttgaagcggggacgttacaaatggtatcgcaGCCTCGACCaggccggaagtgtggtcgacgaggacgtcggacccgtAAGGGGTGATTGTGACCGccgtagtcccgtgatccgtaaagggaaataccgggtaagctgtgcaatcccacaccgcctggggaaggtcaagtgggatgattctgagactgtgtaggtatgggactgcatagttgaagagagcttaaatggattgattggtactacctatatcaataaggtgcatcttgtttttcggtagcccatctcgaaagaactccacagttaagcgtgcttggcctggagcaatttcaaggatgggtgacctcctgggaagttttcccaggatgcgtgtgagtgaggacaaagcacgctggaaacacttgtgttggtctgtagggtcagtcatcaatccaggaagcagccagagtggcgtactcgtgtataagagccattagtccgtgggtgtaagggcccaatgaaggcttgaagcggggacgttacaaattgAGATAGGATTACCAAATTAATTGTCACGATCAATATTGTTTATTAGCTTCCCTTCATTTTATAGTATTATATGaatttcattttttatatttgatatatgttttaaaaaattatacaacatttaaatatatttttgtaatatttttataatattacattGTATAAATTGGATTGATGTGAACTTTTTCTTCATTATTATAGTGTATATCCTTGAGATAGTTTTATatgaatattttcatttaattgatcaagtaaaaaaatatttgcttATGTTTATTTGGTTTAATGTTCATTGTTTGATAACAATAGGAGCAaagataaattttatatattaaaataattagtaatttttttccctggactttaacatgtactaaatcgtgccccctgaacttttttggccgttaaaaatttcccccgaactattgagattgttaaatttaaggatttttgtctaattttagtaaaaaaattctaacatgaatgaaagttcaaggggcatgatttagtacatatcaaagtttgatgggcatgatttggtagatatcaaagtctgagaagcatggtttagtacataaacaatcactgaaacagtaaaattgaatgaaattaggcaaaagtccttaaatttaacaatctcaatagttcggggggaatttttaacgaccaaaaaaatttaggggacataatttactacatgtcaaaattcaaggaacaaaattataatttataatttataaattaaaataattaaacgaGCTTTGTAtcttttttataatttcattggTTTTGTATTGATCatatagatttattttatttttctgttctGATACTATATTAGTTGTATTAtaagaagaagatgaaaaataatCTTATTAATATTATGCATAATCAACATTGTattaaaagagaagaagagataaTAATTCAATTGAAATTAGTGTAAGTAATTTAATGGTAGAGTATTaactaaaacaaacaaataaacttAATAAGATCAAACCTTAATGTGAGAAACactcttaaaaaatattattatagtcCATTGTCAAAAGTTAAAACTAAAGACAaaatgtcataataaacatcttgtaatattttcatatttaagtttttgctaattatgatttttgccccctaaattttgacatgtatcaaatcacGCTTCGTAAACTTTTATGGTCGTTAAAAACACtacctgaactattgagattgttggaattaaagacttttatctaattttagtaaaaaacaAGTCTAACATGAGTGAAAattcaggggacatgatttagtacatatcaaagttcgagaggcataatttggtagatatcacaGTCTGTGgagcatagtttagtacataaacaatcactgaaatagtaaaattgaatgaaattagacaaaagtccttaaatctaacaatctcaatagtttagggagaatttttaacgaacGGAACAATTCaggaggcatgatttagtacatgtcaaaattcaatggcaaaaatcctaattagcgtTAAGTttttataccattttttttttctttcaaatagtttataattctctttttctaatttcaaagataaattattttaagaagagGTATAATATTATTAGATTATGTCTGTATTACTTACATTGTAACACACATCAAACAAACACGAGATATTACATGTAATTTTATACGTTGTAACTGTATAGCTGAAAAAGTTACTTTAAACACATGTTATGAGTTGGTGATCAGATTCAATATAAAACCGCTCAATATTTATTTCCGTAACGTATAAGCATATAAATTAATACCGAATCTATAtacaattgattttttttttatatatattttatagaaagttggatttttttcttcttacaaAATCATGAATTATTCTTCCCcattaaattatatagaagTGAGAATGAGAagactaaaaaaaaatcttcattACACCATTCAATATATTTCTTTCCAAGTCAATccattaaaaatacatttttattaataataattaaaaaaaaccacCAAAACAAACATTCTTATCTACTTAATACTTGAAAGGAGTATTTTTAGAACATAAAAAGCCATATGCCCCTTATTATTAtcataatatacaaataatacatgtttataataataattataattaatacattaaacactaaaacaaacattcttatctaattaaaacctattattagtCATATATATTACCTTAATCAGatagtaataatattataataatatacaagtGTACGCAAACACaccaataaatatatgtataaattataataactttattatataaaataaaaagccaTATgccccttattattattattatatacaaataCCTATACATgtgtataataattataatgatATAATTAAACACTAAAACAAACATTCTTATCTAATTATTAAAGCCTATCATTAGATAtataggtaaattttacaatactTTTAAAATAGATGCAccgatatatttttattttggtatctgaaataattttttagtaaaatattgatatacgttatagttatttaa
This window harbors:
- the LOC115702649 gene encoding pre-rRNA-processing protein ESF1; its protein translation is MGSDKKSKKKNKHSHSNSHGGGPDVKLITDSRFASVQSDPRFKRAPKHKTKVEIDSRFNRMFTDKRFAPSSAPVDKRGKPKKQNSDNFLKSYYRVEENKEEEEEEEERKGEAVVKLGGDESETEQSGESDASESEEEDDDDVVSWESDASIDTDDDDDEELNVEYEPEEPEEHVPEIEKETHRLAVVNMDWRHVKAVDLFMMLSSFLPKDGHMVSVTVYPSEFGIQRMKEEEIHGPVALFDGENEKNGEDDDDDDDDNDDELDNEKLRAYEKSRLRYYFAVVECDSVATADYLYKACDGVEFERSSNVLDLRFIPDSMEFKHPPRDVATEVPANYEGLNFQTKALQLSNINLSWDEDEPDRVKTLKRKFDADQLAELELKEFLASDDSESDEEGEDEEGEGKSDKKQKKRDMYRALLGSGNGSDGDEEEDDDDQDMELTFNTGLEDISKRMMEKKDKKQETVWETKLRQQREKKKLRKHRSKNSSEDEGSDTDQEAINEPGDFFEDDSDEEEPKKSNKGKSKKRNKQEEDTSGQAEATKNELELLLADDDTMAAGTGAKGYNLKRRKGKDGKKIKLTLEDDKIPQIVEDPRFSSLFSSPAFALDPTDPRFERSSSTYARLVSQQKEKAREVEQLALVEPQAVTDEHLKSDAVGSSKKEKDELSVLVKMVKTKSKQIKLPSNEKSGKKEKKEKDTPVASVNRKTKALKKSK